From Primulina huaijiensis isolate GDHJ02 chromosome 15, ASM1229523v2, whole genome shotgun sequence, one genomic window encodes:
- the LOC140959042 gene encoding F-box protein CPR1-like — MANLPLEIIVEILCRLPVKSLKRFRAVARWWCFQIDSQDFVKLHLRRSLVSSSNRNLILGGLALYSVDLNSLDKAHVIKPPFYYQTVDSITNSCNGLVVVTSEPPVLWNPFSRYYKVLPVNVIEQPNSGDSYCKVAYGFGYDSVNDVYKVVRVEEVRNSITHVWIYSKAKIYSTKSNSWKVIENFPYPLPFLRGIWRVHVNGALHTLVENLEHLRSGEFVKIMALDIEREKHFEVMMPQGIRFRGVNASLDVLGGSLCIVSANTYGVVIWVMEKYGVKESWTKLLSIRPPLIERDDFVKPLVFSNDGERILLNCDDKDLAWYDLKKKTVENVSVEGLPFMFYAEVCVESLVGFDVPGQAKKLGTEKKKGKKCLNKRDDFLSEGFKLVL, encoded by the exons ATGGCGAATCTTCCCTTGGAAATCATCGTGGAAATACTCTGCCGCCTACCCGTCAAATCCCTCAAGCGATTTCGCGCTGTTGCAAGATGGTGGTGTTTCCAGATAGACAGTCAAGATTTCGTCAAATTGCACCTGCGTCGCTCTTTGGTTTCTAGTTCCAATCGTAATTTGATTCTGGGAGGCCTTGCTTTGTATTCGGTCGATTTGAATTCGCTCGACAAGGCCCATGTTATCAAGCCTCCTTTTTATTATCAAACTGTGGACAGTATCACCAATTCTTGCAATGGTTTGGTGGTCGTGACGAGTGAGCCTCCCGTTTTGTGGAACCCCTTTTCGAGATATTATAAGGTTTTACCCGTTAATGTTATTGAGCAGCCAAATTCTGGGGATTCTTACTGCAAGGTTGCGTATGGGTTTGGCTATGATTCAGTGAATGATGTTTATAAGGTTGTCAGAGTTGAGGAAGTGAGGAACTCGATAACCCATGTGTGGATCTATTCTAAGGCTAAGATTTACAGCACTAAATCGAATTCGTGGAAAGTAATTGAGAACTTCCCTTACCCGCTGCCCTTCTTGAGAGGGATCTGGCGCGTTCACGTCAATGGAGCATTGCATACGCTGGTGGAGAATCTTGAGCACTTGAGATCTGGTGAATTTGTGAAAATAATGGCTTTGGATATTGAGAGAGAGAAGCATTTTGAAGTGATGATGCCGCAGGGGATTCGGTTCAGGGGTGTTAATGCGAGTTTGGATGTGCTAGGAGGGTCTCTATGTATTGTTTCTGCCAATACCTATGGGGTTGTCATTTGGGTGATGGAAAAATATGGTGTGAAGGAATCATGGACTAAACTGCTATCAATTAGACCACCTTTAATTGAGCGGGATGATTTTGTGAAGCCTTTGGTCTTCTCAAATGATGGGGAACGGATTCTTTTGAATTGTGATGATAAAGATCTTGCTTggtatgatttaaagaagaaaaCTGTTGAAAATGTCTCTGTCGAGGGTTTGCCTTTCATGTTTTATGCTGAGGTTTGTGTTGAGAGTCTTGTGGGGTTCGATGTCCCAGGACAAGCCAAGAAACTGGGAACAgagaaaaagaaaggaaaaaaatgccTGAATAAAAG GGATGATTTCTTGTCAGAGGGATTCAAGCTGGTGCTATAA